A region of Silurus meridionalis isolate SWU-2019-XX chromosome 17, ASM1480568v1, whole genome shotgun sequence DNA encodes the following proteins:
- the ugt5e1 gene encoding LOW QUALITY PROTEIN: UDP glucuronosyltransferase 5 family, polypeptide E1 (The sequence of the model RefSeq protein was modified relative to this genomic sequence to represent the inferred CDS: inserted 2 bases in 2 codons; substituted 2 bases at 2 genomic stop codons): MPFPAHALRSRACAVSVRQDGRERSAKMKLNIHLTARLFLAIQQEQHQDQLLSRFCSSPQKLQAHDAMLVLCDKENKLKLPHRPVESMIMSAHAEQMIMDLSSTLLICSILCSQTSLSSSGNIFVYPMDGSHWVNMDIVLRELHQRGHELTVVRSSTSWYIPENAFXYKSVTIQVTESHFLEKPNVMAEFLQRNIDIQRDKGSLLSLVAVQQEMFNLMKEGHRTSAEMVRLILEDKTLVKKLRDTKYDLILTDPGYGGGVVLGSYLGLPIVFNVRWITHTEGHFAIAPSPLSYIPVVGSHVIDQMSFVERLKNLLHYGISIYMDHVLTRPYYQHIISEFIDPGENIYSLIQGADLWLMRIDFVFEFPRPSMPNIIYIGGFQCKPPKPLPDHLEIFMQSSGEHGVIIMSLGTLIGSMGPEISAIFASAFSRLPQKVIWRHLGPKPFTVGNNTLVLXQNDLLGHPKTKVFITHGGTNSIYEAIYHGVPVLGIPLIFDQFENILKIKARGVAEALSVTALDVDTLTLSLKNILDDKQPYRKNMHRMSEILRETPIKPMDXYKSIVQVSXYKSYKMPWYSYHSVDVLAVLFAVFAVVLLLFALTCRLLVKTVKTKRKLKQH, encoded by the exons CAATACAACAGGAGCAGCATCAGGACCAGCTGCTGAGCCGATTCTGTTCTTCACCTCAGAAGCTCCAAGCTCATGATGCAATGTTGGTGTTATGTGATAAAGAGAACAAGCTGAAGCTACCCCACCGACCAGTTGAAAGTATGATCATGTCTGCCCATGCTGAGCAGATG ATAATGGACCTGAGCTCCACTTTGCTCATCTGTTCCATCTTGTGTAGTCAAACTTCACTTTCCAGTTCAGGAAACATCTTTGTGTATCCAATGGATGGCAGCCACTGGGTTAACATGGACATTGTTTTGCGTGAGCTCCATCAACGAGGTCACGAGCTGACAGTTGTACGCTCTTCCACAAGCTGGTACATTCCTGAAAATGCTTTTTAGTACAAATCTGTGACCATTCAGGTCACTGAGTCACACTTTTTGGAGAAACCTAACGTCATGGCAGAGTTCTTGCAGAGGAACATTGACATACAAAGAGATAAAGGATCGCTTCTGTCACTTGTTGCTGTACAACAAGAGATGTTTAACTTGATGAAGGAAGGTCACAGAACAAGTGCAGAGATGGTGAGGCTCATTTTGGAGGATAAAACACTGGTAAAAAAGCTTCGGGATACCAAATATGACTTGATCCTGACCGATCCTGGCTATGGAGGTGGAGTCGTGTTGGGGTCGTACCTTGGCCTTCCGATAGTGTTTAATGTTCGCTGGATAACCCACACAGAAGGGCACTTTGCAATTGCACCCTCTCCTCTTTCATACATCCCAGTAGTTGGATCCCATGTCATAGATCAAATGAGCTTTGTGGAGAGACTGAAAAACCTTCTGCATTATGGTATTTCAATTTACATGGACCATGTACTTACTAGACCTTATTATCAGCATATCATCAGTGAGTTTATAGATCCAGGAGAAAACATCTACTCTCTCATTCAAGGTGCCGATCTCTGGCTCATGCGAATTGATTTTGTGTTTGAGTTTCCTCGACCATCGATGCCAAACATCATCTACATCGGCGGATTTCAATGCAAGCCCCCCAAACCTTTACCCGATCATCTAGAGATATTCATGCAGAGTTCAGGAGAACACGGAGTCATAATCATGTCTTTGGGAACGCTGATTGGAAGCATGGGTCCTGAAATATCGGCGATCTTCGCTTCTGCTTTTTCTCGTCTCCCACAGAAGGTCATTTGGAGACACCTTGGCCCAAAACCATTCACTGTGGGCAACAACACGCTAGTTT CCCAAAATGACCTTCTTGGACATCCGAAAACGAAGGTTTTCATAACGCACGGAGGAACAAACAGTATCTACGAGGCCATCTATCATGGTGTACCAGTGCTGGGAATACCACTGATCTTTGATCAATTTGAAAACATACTCAAAATAAAAGCTAGAGGAGTAGCCGAAGCACTGTCGGTAACAGCTCTGGATGTGGATACACTAACTCTTTCTCTGAAGAACATCTTGGACGATAAGCAGCCGTACAGAAAGAACATGCACAGAATGTCAGAAATACTTCGAGAAACACCAATAAAACCAATGG ACTACAAGTCCATAGTACAAGTCTCGTAGTACAAGTCCTACAAGATGCCATGGTACTCTTACCACAGTGTCGATGTTTTAGCAGTATTGTTTGCAGTTTTTGCGGTTGTGCTACTGCTCTTTGCCCTGACCTGCAGGCTTCTGGTCAagacagtaaaaacaaaaaggaaactcAAACAGCACTAA
- the dedd gene encoding LOW QUALITY PROTEIN: death effector domain-containing protein (The sequence of the model RefSeq protein was modified relative to this genomic sequence to represent the inferred CDS: inserted 2 bases in 1 codon) yields the protein MTSQRQRHASRTLPAPQNSSSRSSSSRSGPSTSRGSVQGTLLSSRSLHTWPEEAVDDAYGLYSLHRMFDIVGTHLTHRDXRVLSFLFVDVIDEYERGGIRDGRDFLLALERQGRCDETNFRHILQLLRIITRHDLLPYVTLRKRQTVCPDPVDQYLEETSVRYIFPRGSRTESPQIPPNRCAGQQPVIRCPSPEVCQPRPKPATPTPNRKRKRAHSVADCREKQTCDIRLRVRAEYCQHDSALQGNVFSNKQEALERQFERFNQANTILKSRDLGSIICDIKFSELTYLDAFWRDYINGSLLEALKGVFITDSLKQAVGHEAIKLLVNVDEEDYQAGRRKLLRNLMMGGGVGPGLGPGSGSAGQGPGTL from the exons atgacatcacagcgGCAAAGGCATGCCAGCCGCACGCTTCCCGCTCCACAGAACTCCTCCTCGAGGAGCTCGAGCTCACGCTCGGGACCTTCGACATCACGTGGTAGCGTGCAGGGCACGCTGCTTTCCTCTCGCTCACTTCACACGTGGCCAGAGGAGGCGGTGGACGACGCGTACGGTCTGTACTCGCTGCACCGCATGTTTGACATTGTGGGCACTCACCTCACGCACCGTGA GCGCGTCCTCTCCTTCTTGTTTGTGGACGTCATCGATGAGTACGAGCGGGGTGGAATACGGGATGGGCGAGACTTTCTGCTCGCGCTGGAGAGACAGGGACGCTGCGATGAGACCAACTTCCGGCACATTCTTCAGCTGCTGCGCATCATTACCCGACATGACCTACTGCCTTACGTCACACTGCgcaagagacagacag tgtGTCCAGACCCGGTTGATCAGTATTTAGAGGAGACATCTGTGCGCTACATTTTTCCCAGAGGAAGCAGAACTGAGAGTCCACAGATCCCACCTAACAGATgcgccg GTCAACAGCCTGTGATTCGTTGCCCTTCTCCTGAAGTGTGTCAGCCACGCCCCAAACCGGCCACACCCACGCcgaacagaaagaggaaaagagctCACAGTGTGGCGGACTGTCGGGAGAAACAGACCtgcg ATATACGACTGCGTGTCCGCGCTGAGTACTGCCAGCACGACTCTGCCCTCCAAGGCAACGTCTTCTCCAACAAGCAGGAGGCGCTGGAGCGCCAGTTTGAACGCTTCAACCAGGCTAACACCATCTTGAAATCGCGCGATCTCGGATCCATCATCTGCGACATCAAATTCTCTGAGCTCACCTACCTGGACGCGTTCTGGCGCGACTACATCAACGGCTCGCTGCTAGAAGCGCTAAAAGGCGTGTTCATCACAGACTCACTCAAGCAGGCCGTTGGGCACGAGGCCATCAAACTACTCGTCAACGTCGACGAGGAGGACTACCAGGCAGGCAGGAGGAAGCTCCTTAGGAACCTGATGATGGGGGGAGGGGTGGGGCCAGGGCTGGGGCCAGGCTCAGGTTCAGCTGGCCAGGGGCCGGGAACTTTATAA